A region from the Streptosporangium sp. NBC_01756 genome encodes:
- a CDS encoding acyl-CoA dehydrogenase family protein: protein MTLLYTEVEEELRASVRDLLADRCGPDAVLKRVESASPYDMDLWKTLSREIGVAGLLVPEEYGGAGASAREAAVVLEELGRAVAPVPFLTSSVLATRALLQVGEKDLIQELASGETTAALAVSLAASPYRPLPATVTVTDRGTLSGEVRAVAGADVADVLLVPVGTALYRVAAEHVRIEVVPSLDLTRPIATVTFSDTPGEVVGHLDARKVLSFGAGLLASEQLGVAEWCLDTTLAYIKERHQFARPVGSFQAIKHRMADLWLDVVRARAAARNAADLLAAPPVPDAAAAVEIEAASAVAKSWCSEVVVHVAEEGVQLHGGTGMTWEHPLHLYLKRAKSTGIALGTPGAHRDALAVLADLPAPA, encoded by the coding sequence ATGACACTGCTGTACACCGAGGTCGAAGAGGAGCTCCGGGCTTCCGTGCGCGACCTGCTCGCCGACCGCTGCGGGCCCGACGCCGTGCTGAAGCGGGTCGAGTCCGCCTCGCCGTACGACATGGATCTGTGGAAGACGCTGTCGCGGGAGATCGGGGTGGCGGGGCTGCTCGTGCCCGAGGAGTACGGCGGCGCGGGGGCGTCGGCGCGGGAGGCCGCGGTGGTGCTGGAGGAGCTCGGCCGGGCGGTGGCGCCGGTGCCGTTCCTCACCAGCTCGGTGCTCGCGACCCGGGCCCTGCTCCAGGTCGGCGAGAAGGATCTCATCCAGGAGCTCGCCTCCGGTGAGACCACGGCGGCGCTGGCCGTCTCGCTGGCGGCCTCGCCGTACCGGCCGCTGCCGGCGACCGTCACGGTCACCGACCGGGGGACACTGAGCGGGGAGGTCAGGGCGGTGGCCGGCGCGGACGTGGCCGACGTGCTGCTCGTCCCCGTCGGCACGGCGCTCTACCGGGTGGCGGCGGAGCACGTCCGGATCGAGGTCGTGCCGTCGCTCGACCTGACCCGGCCGATCGCCACCGTCACGTTCTCCGATACCCCCGGTGAGGTGGTCGGCCACCTCGACGCGCGGAAGGTGCTGTCCTTCGGCGCGGGGCTGCTCGCCTCCGAGCAGCTCGGGGTCGCCGAGTGGTGCCTGGACACGACGCTCGCCTACATCAAGGAGCGTCACCAGTTCGCCCGGCCGGTCGGTTCCTTCCAGGCGATCAAGCATCGGATGGCCGACCTCTGGCTGGACGTGGTGCGTGCCCGTGCGGCGGCCAGGAACGCCGCGGACCTGCTGGCGGCCCCTCCGGTCCCGGACGCGGCGGCGGCCGTGGAGATCGAGGCGGCCTCGGCGGTGGCGAAGTCCTGGTGTTCGGAGGTGGTGGTGCACGTCGCCGAAGAGGGCGTGCAGCTCCACGGCGGGACCGGGATGACCTGGGAGCACCCGCTTCACCTGTATCTCAAGCGGGCGAAGTCCACCGGGATCGCGCTCGGCACCCCCGGCGCCCACCGGGACGCCCTGGCCGTTCTCGCGGACCTGCCCGCCCCTGCCTGA
- a CDS encoding MFS transporter, with amino-acid sequence MTTLDTHPAQAPGGAEAAPYRWRWPALFVILAGSVMELLDATVTSIAGPTMQADLGGGSSMIQWLGVAYTLAMTAGLLTGGRLGDIVGRKRMFLIGATGFVVGSLLCAVAVSPETVIAARVVQGLFGAAMVPQGLGMMKEMFPPKELQSAFAAFGPIMGLSAIGGPILAGWLVDADFFGTGWRMIFLINLPIGLVTVLAAMRFLPATGRSRTVRLDLPGALLASLGSLLIVFPLVQGREHGWPVWTFAMMAASVAVFAFFGWYESRRSRRGGDPLIAPSLFRKRAFIGGMFVGTIYFSAFTGFGLVFNLYTQLGLGYTPLKAGLAGVPLSAGMIVGMGVMQAVKRHGRKVLLAGAVIMTAGVVALLLLLGPGTGPWQLAPALLVTGLGSGLVMGPYFQIALSGVDPHETGSASGTLTALQQLGAALGVALLGTVFFGALGGDPTVAAQHTFWVVAGMVALTFLAGFLLPRYAREDTEPVH; translated from the coding sequence ATGACGACCCTCGACACCCACCCGGCGCAAGCCCCCGGAGGCGCCGAGGCCGCGCCGTACAGGTGGCGCTGGCCGGCCCTCTTCGTGATCCTCGCCGGCTCGGTGATGGAGCTCCTCGACGCCACCGTCACCAGCATCGCCGGTCCGACCATGCAGGCCGACCTCGGCGGCGGGAGTTCGATGATCCAGTGGCTCGGCGTGGCCTACACGCTGGCCATGACGGCCGGGCTGCTCACCGGCGGGCGGCTGGGTGACATCGTCGGCCGCAAGCGGATGTTCCTCATCGGCGCGACCGGCTTCGTGGTCGGCTCGCTGCTCTGCGCCGTCGCCGTCTCGCCGGAGACCGTGATCGCCGCCCGGGTGGTCCAGGGCCTGTTCGGGGCCGCGATGGTCCCGCAGGGGCTCGGCATGATGAAGGAGATGTTCCCGCCCAAGGAGCTGCAGTCGGCCTTCGCGGCGTTCGGCCCGATCATGGGACTGTCCGCGATCGGCGGGCCGATCCTGGCGGGCTGGCTGGTCGACGCCGACTTCTTCGGCACCGGCTGGCGCATGATCTTCCTGATCAACCTGCCGATCGGCCTGGTCACGGTGCTGGCCGCGATGAGGTTCCTGCCCGCCACCGGCCGGTCCCGGACGGTCCGGCTCGACCTGCCCGGCGCGCTGCTGGCCTCCCTCGGCTCGCTGCTGATCGTCTTCCCGCTCGTCCAGGGGCGCGAGCACGGCTGGCCGGTCTGGACGTTCGCGATGATGGCCGCTTCGGTGGCGGTGTTCGCCTTCTTCGGCTGGTACGAGTCGCGCCGGAGCCGCCGGGGCGGTGACCCGCTGATCGCGCCGAGTCTGTTCCGCAAGCGCGCGTTCATCGGCGGCATGTTCGTCGGCACGATCTACTTCTCCGCGTTCACCGGGTTCGGCCTGGTCTTCAACCTCTACACCCAGCTCGGTCTCGGCTACACCCCGCTGAAAGCCGGTCTGGCCGGTGTCCCGCTCTCCGCGGGCATGATCGTCGGAATGGGCGTCATGCAGGCGGTCAAGCGGCACGGCCGCAAGGTGCTGCTGGCGGGCGCCGTGATCATGACGGCCGGAGTCGTCGCCCTCCTGCTGCTGCTCGGCCCCGGGACCGGTCCCTGGCAGCTCGCCCCCGCCCTGCTCGTCACCGGCCTGGGGTCGGGCCTGGTCATGGGCCCGTACTTCCAGATCGCGCTGTCCGGCGTCGACCCGCACGAGACCGGCTCCGCCTCCGGCACGCTGACCGCGCTCCAGCAGCTCGGTGCCGCCCTCGGGGTGGCCCTGCTCGGCACGGTCTTCTTCGGCGCGCTGGGCGGTGACCCCACCGTCGCGGCGCAGCACACCTTCTGGGTCGTCGCCGGGATGGTCGCGCTGACCTTCCTGGCCGGTTTCCTCCTCCCCCGGTACGCCCGGGAGGACACCGAGCCCGTGCACTGA
- a CDS encoding alpha/beta fold hydrolase has translation MADHCTVDIGGIRLAYQVSGAADASPLVLVHALGENAADWDNVVTAFAHHWRVYALDLRGHGQSDWPGDYSLELMRDDVLGFLDALALDRVTLIGHSLGGLVAYLFAEDHPERVERLVLEDVPAPFPREGITPVRPDGPLSFDWAMVLAVRKQIDDPEPAWLDRLDRITAPTLIVAGGPQSHVPQDRIAEMARRVPDGRVVTIPAGHLVHDARPHEFTEAVLAFLRPAEAPPRSRTR, from the coding sequence ATGGCTGATCACTGCACGGTCGACATCGGTGGGATCCGGCTGGCCTATCAGGTGTCCGGCGCCGCTGACGCCTCGCCGCTCGTCCTGGTGCACGCACTGGGCGAGAACGCGGCCGACTGGGACAACGTGGTGACCGCTTTCGCGCACCACTGGCGGGTCTACGCGCTGGACCTGCGCGGTCATGGGCAGAGCGACTGGCCCGGCGACTACTCCCTAGAGCTCATGCGCGACGACGTGCTCGGCTTCCTGGACGCCCTGGCGCTCGACCGGGTGACCCTGATCGGGCACTCGTTGGGCGGGCTGGTGGCATACCTGTTCGCCGAGGATCATCCGGAGCGGGTGGAACGGCTGGTCCTGGAGGACGTCCCCGCGCCCTTCCCTCGGGAGGGGATCACCCCGGTCAGACCGGACGGGCCGCTGTCCTTCGACTGGGCGATGGTGTTGGCCGTCAGGAAGCAGATCGACGATCCCGAACCGGCGTGGCTGGATCGGCTCGACCGGATCACCGCACCGACCCTCATCGTGGCCGGCGGACCGCAGAGTCATGTGCCGCAGGACCGGATCGCGGAGATGGCCCGGCGGGTCCCCGACGGCCGGGTTGTCACCATCCCGGCCGGGCACCTGGTGCACGACGCCCGACCACACGAGTTCACCGAAGCGGTCCTGGCATTCCTGCGGCCTGCGGAAGCCCCGCCGCGCAGCCGTACGCGATGA
- a CDS encoding ClpX C4-type zinc finger protein, whose protein sequence is MTLPDTLTELARCSFCGKPDTEVAKLVAGPGVYICNECVALSASIIDGSPETAGPRVSMWESLTDEEMLSHIPRVAAHIYQAEADLRSWAQELRRRGVTWARLGEALGITRQSAWERFSGEE, encoded by the coding sequence GTGACGCTGCCTGACACCCTGACCGAACTCGCTCGGTGTTCCTTCTGCGGCAAGCCGGACACCGAGGTCGCCAAGCTGGTCGCCGGCCCCGGAGTGTACATCTGCAATGAGTGCGTGGCCCTGTCCGCGTCGATCATCGACGGGAGCCCCGAAACCGCAGGACCGCGCGTGTCCATGTGGGAGTCGTTGACCGACGAGGAGATGCTGAGCCACATTCCGCGCGTCGCCGCGCACATCTACCAGGCCGAGGCCGACCTGCGCTCGTGGGCGCAGGAACTGCGTCGGCGCGGCGTCACCTGGGCCAGGCTCGGGGAAGCTCTCGGGATCACCCGCCAGTCCGCGTGGGAGCGGTTCTCCGGCGAGGAGTGA
- a CDS encoding TetR/AcrR family transcriptional regulator, producing the protein MTQDQEPVRQRLLAEATRLFAERGFESTSVQEIVTAAGVTKGAMYHYFDSKDDLLHEIYGRVLRMQMERLTHFADGPGPLAERLHAAAADVVRTTVENLDDSKVFFRSMHSLAPDTYKSVRAERRRYHECFRDLVTEGQRAGTFRDDTPAEIVVDFFFGSVHHLGTWYSAEGPLSGAEVGEHFADLLLTSLRPDRPAPPG; encoded by the coding sequence ATGACTCAGGACCAGGAGCCGGTACGGCAGCGCCTGCTCGCCGAGGCCACCCGCCTGTTCGCCGAGCGGGGCTTCGAGAGCACCTCGGTGCAGGAGATCGTGACGGCGGCCGGCGTCACCAAGGGCGCCATGTACCACTACTTCGACTCCAAGGACGACCTGCTCCACGAGATCTACGGGCGGGTGCTGCGCATGCAGATGGAGCGGCTCACCCACTTCGCCGACGGCCCCGGCCCGCTGGCCGAACGCCTGCACGCCGCCGCCGCCGACGTCGTGCGGACCACGGTGGAGAACCTGGACGACTCCAAGGTTTTCTTCCGCTCCATGCACTCGCTCGCCCCCGACACCTACAAGAGCGTCCGGGCCGAGCGCCGCCGCTACCACGAGTGCTTCCGCGACCTCGTCACCGAGGGCCAGCGTGCGGGCACCTTCAGAGACGACACCCCCGCCGAGATCGTCGTCGACTTCTTCTTCGGCTCGGTCCACCACCTGGGCACCTGGTACAGCGCGGAGGGCCCGCTCTCGGGCGCCGAGGTCGGCGAGCACTTCGCCGACCTGCTGCTCACCTCACTGCGACCCGATCGGCCGGCACCCCCCGGGTGA
- a CDS encoding three-Cys-motif partner protein TcmP yields MPTPKAPLWHCDPHTQAKHELLRRYLEAWFPILLQGARARECVTYAEGFAGPGVYQAGEPGSPVVALQVFLRQRHFLDAGKRVNVVLVEDDATRLERLRKEVGDVTARYGGVPDSMSIEYYKGKCADTLLPALDAAGAMNTPIFAFLDSWGGPDIPLDIARAIAAVPSSEVFVTFGTRFLLQFGKAEAHQAAGDRAFGGTSWRKVRGLTSREKKSFLVSTYRESLNAAGFPYVLSFEMLDEGGHDLHLVYGTTSHKGLEKMKDAIWKVDPIRGVNYRDPRDPDQLLLEFSLDPDTRPLRRALLEELAKGERTLEQLKEFALLETVYRPPHVTPVVKHLLERGKIERDPARGQLSGDKVIRLASKETPEADALF; encoded by the coding sequence ATGCCCACCCCCAAAGCCCCCCTGTGGCACTGCGACCCCCACACTCAAGCAAAGCATGAGCTGCTGCGCCGATACCTGGAAGCATGGTTCCCCATCTTGCTCCAGGGAGCCCGTGCACGTGAGTGTGTGACGTACGCGGAAGGCTTCGCCGGACCAGGCGTTTACCAGGCTGGGGAGCCTGGATCACCTGTCGTCGCACTCCAGGTTTTCCTGCGTCAGCGCCACTTCCTGGACGCAGGAAAGAGGGTGAATGTCGTCCTGGTGGAAGACGACGCCACTCGGCTGGAGCGACTCCGCAAGGAAGTCGGCGACGTCACCGCTCGCTATGGTGGCGTTCCCGATTCGATGAGCATCGAGTACTACAAGGGCAAGTGTGCCGACACCCTTCTCCCCGCTCTCGACGCTGCGGGGGCGATGAATACACCGATCTTCGCTTTCTTGGACAGCTGGGGCGGTCCAGATATTCCGCTTGACATTGCCCGAGCTATCGCCGCAGTCCCTTCCAGCGAGGTCTTCGTGACATTCGGCACGCGATTTCTGCTGCAGTTCGGCAAGGCGGAGGCACACCAAGCCGCTGGAGACCGGGCTTTCGGCGGGACTTCCTGGCGCAAGGTCCGCGGGCTCACCTCCCGTGAGAAGAAAAGCTTCCTGGTCAGCACATACCGTGAGTCGCTCAATGCTGCAGGTTTCCCCTACGTGCTCTCCTTCGAAATGCTGGACGAAGGAGGCCACGACCTTCACCTGGTGTACGGAACCACAAGCCACAAGGGTCTCGAAAAGATGAAAGATGCCATATGGAAAGTCGATCCGATACGCGGGGTAAACTATCGTGACCCTCGCGATCCGGATCAGCTCCTGCTTGAGTTCAGCCTCGATCCGGACACGCGCCCACTGCGACGAGCCCTCCTCGAAGAGCTGGCCAAGGGCGAACGGACGCTCGAACAGCTCAAGGAGTTCGCCCTTCTGGAAACTGTTTATCGGCCCCCGCACGTCACGCCCGTCGTCAAACACCTCTTGGAACGCGGCAAAATAGAGCGTGATCCTGCTCGTGGGCAGCTCAGCGGAGACAAGGTGATCCGGCTCGCGTCAAAAGAAACGCCGGAGGCGGATGCGCTCTTCTGA
- a CDS encoding acyl-CoA dehydrogenase family protein: protein MVDGETIGERVAALLAGHDPADRLEFLRARFDAGLAWVHFPEGLGGLGAPRELQQVVERELAGTPQLDTGVQAIGLGMAAPTILTFGTEEQKKRFLRPLWTGEEIWCQLFSEPGAGSDLATLGTRAVRDGDEWVVDGQKVWTSGAHHARWAILVARTDVDVPKHRGLTYFVCDMHAPGVDVRPLRQITGEAEFNEVFLTGVRLADSLRLGEVGDGWRVAQTTLMNERVAIGGAPVRRGGGMIGLVADTWRSRPELRTHDLHQRLLRLWVEADVTRLAGARLREQLSAGQPGPEGSGMKLSFASLNQALSGLDVELRGEEGLGYDDWTFRRSDSVDFFGRGPGYRYLRAKGNSIEGGTSEILRNIVAERVLGLPSEPRVDKDVPWKDLPR from the coding sequence GTGGTGGACGGAGAGACGATCGGGGAGCGCGTAGCCGCGCTCCTGGCCGGGCACGACCCGGCCGACCGGCTGGAGTTCCTGCGGGCCCGGTTCGACGCGGGCCTGGCCTGGGTGCACTTCCCCGAGGGGCTCGGCGGGCTCGGCGCCCCCCGGGAGCTGCAGCAGGTGGTGGAGCGGGAGCTCGCCGGGACCCCGCAGCTCGACACCGGGGTACAGGCGATCGGGCTGGGCATGGCCGCGCCGACGATCCTGACGTTCGGCACCGAGGAGCAGAAGAAACGGTTCCTGCGCCCGCTGTGGACGGGGGAGGAGATCTGGTGCCAGCTCTTCAGCGAGCCCGGCGCCGGGTCGGACCTGGCGACCCTCGGCACGCGGGCGGTCCGGGACGGTGACGAGTGGGTCGTCGACGGGCAGAAGGTGTGGACCTCCGGCGCCCACCACGCCCGCTGGGCGATCCTGGTCGCCCGGACCGACGTGGACGTGCCCAAGCACCGGGGCCTCACCTACTTCGTGTGCGACATGCACGCCCCCGGCGTCGATGTCAGGCCGCTGCGGCAGATCACCGGCGAGGCCGAGTTCAACGAGGTCTTCCTCACCGGCGTACGGCTCGCCGACTCCCTGCGGCTCGGCGAGGTGGGCGACGGGTGGCGGGTCGCGCAGACCACGCTCATGAACGAGCGGGTGGCGATCGGCGGCGCGCCGGTACGGCGGGGCGGCGGCATGATCGGCCTGGTCGCCGACACCTGGCGGTCCCGCCCCGAGCTGCGCACCCACGACCTGCACCAGCGGCTGCTCCGGCTCTGGGTGGAGGCCGATGTGACGCGGCTGGCCGGCGCCCGGCTGCGCGAGCAGCTCTCGGCCGGCCAGCCGGGACCGGAGGGCTCGGGCATGAAGCTCTCCTTCGCCTCGCTCAACCAGGCGCTGTCCGGGCTGGACGTCGAGCTGCGCGGCGAGGAGGGACTCGGCTACGACGACTGGACGTTCCGCCGCTCGGACAGCGTCGACTTCTTCGGCCGTGGCCCCGGATACCGCTACCTGCGCGCCAAGGGGAACTCGATCGAGGGCGGCACCTCGGAGATCCTGCGCAACATCGTCGCCGAGCGGGTCCTCGGCCTGCCGTCCGAACCCCGCGTCGACAAGGACGTGCCCTGGAAGGACCTGCCCCGATGA
- a CDS encoding nuclease-related domain-containing protein produces MPGGSIYVTPDDQVHGLSPQVMYEQFWIKDADQRRKMRMVKAAVGLVVGLVLAYRFALPSPPVIGILAGLLVGAADAFWAWHSYEATAVWRGRRRGENITGKLLRRRLRRRGYQVLDGRAVPGQASIDHLVIGPGGIWVVDNEAWDPDTEIARYGERLFLGEKYGTKVAKALVDASDALAQVLSRESGIPVTIEPLLAVHGGKIRRTVTAEGLTLLKPRLVARWITQGPRAEFDEQQVELLVRTAARVLRRMA; encoded by the coding sequence GTGCCCGGCGGATCAATCTACGTGACGCCCGACGACCAGGTCCACGGGCTGTCACCCCAGGTCATGTACGAGCAGTTCTGGATCAAAGACGCCGACCAGCGCCGGAAGATGCGCATGGTCAAGGCCGCGGTGGGTCTGGTGGTGGGGCTGGTGCTCGCCTACCGGTTCGCGCTGCCCAGCCCCCCGGTGATCGGGATTCTGGCCGGTCTGCTGGTCGGCGCGGCCGACGCGTTCTGGGCCTGGCACTCCTACGAGGCCACCGCGGTCTGGCGGGGCAGGCGCCGCGGCGAGAACATCACCGGCAAGCTGCTCCGCCGCAGACTCCGCAGGCGCGGCTACCAGGTCCTCGACGGCCGTGCCGTGCCCGGCCAGGCGTCGATCGACCACCTCGTCATCGGCCCCGGCGGCATCTGGGTCGTCGACAACGAGGCGTGGGACCCGGACACCGAGATCGCCCGGTACGGCGAGCGGCTGTTCCTCGGCGAGAAGTACGGCACCAAGGTGGCCAAGGCGCTCGTCGACGCCTCCGACGCACTGGCCCAGGTGCTCTCCCGCGAGTCAGGCATCCCCGTCACGATCGAACCGCTGCTCGCCGTACACGGCGGGAAGATCCGGCGGACGGTCACCGCCGAGGGGCTCACGCTGCTCAAGCCGCGCCTGGTGGCCCGCTGGATCACACAGGGGCCCCGGGCGGAGTTCGACGAGCAGCAGGTGGAACTGCTCGTCCGGACCGCCGCCCGGGTGCTGCGCCGGATGGCCTGA
- a CDS encoding winged helix DNA-binding domain-containing protein — protein sequence MTGTPALSQRVLNRTLLERQLLTRRTSRSVLDVIGHLVAMQAQEPNWPYIGLWTRLDGFRHADLTELLQDRSVVRATMVRRTQHLTGAEDFRWLRPTIQPLLDRGARVSYYARETAGLDLAELAEVGRELLADRTLPRRQFSRMLAERYPGRDGRVLGAAVELQVPLAHGPQAGVWGGWGTRSGIPVTVAETWIGRPLTEARVDTLIHRYLAAFGPATVMDVQAWSGLTRLREVVDGMRSRLRVLRDGQGRELFDLPDASLAEADAPVPVRFMPAYDNLLLGHADRTRVISDEDRKRVMPGGALVLPTFLVDGLVHGIWSVQGSTLHISPFRPLSRADREAVLEEAGRLLAFVAPDAAQRDIVFS from the coding sequence ATGACCGGCACGCCGGCGCTCTCCCAGCGCGTCCTCAACCGGACGCTGCTCGAACGTCAGCTGCTGACGCGCCGTACCTCCCGCTCCGTTCTCGACGTCATCGGACACCTCGTCGCGATGCAGGCACAGGAGCCCAACTGGCCGTACATAGGGCTCTGGACCCGGCTGGACGGCTTCCGGCACGCGGACCTGACGGAGCTGCTCCAGGACCGGAGCGTGGTGCGCGCCACGATGGTGCGCCGCACGCAGCACCTGACCGGCGCCGAGGACTTCCGCTGGCTGCGGCCGACGATCCAGCCCCTCCTCGACCGCGGCGCGCGCGTCTCCTACTACGCCCGGGAGACCGCGGGGCTGGACCTGGCCGAGCTTGCCGAGGTGGGCCGGGAGCTGCTGGCCGACCGGACCCTTCCCCGGCGGCAGTTCAGCCGGATGCTCGCGGAACGCTATCCGGGCCGCGACGGCCGCGTGCTCGGCGCGGCGGTGGAGCTCCAGGTGCCGCTGGCGCACGGGCCGCAGGCCGGTGTGTGGGGCGGCTGGGGCACCCGCTCGGGGATCCCGGTCACCGTCGCGGAAACGTGGATCGGCCGTCCCCTGACGGAGGCGCGGGTCGACACGTTGATCCACCGTTACCTGGCGGCGTTCGGCCCGGCCACCGTCATGGACGTCCAGGCCTGGTCCGGGCTGACCCGGCTGCGCGAGGTGGTCGACGGCATGCGGTCACGGCTGCGGGTCCTCCGCGACGGACAGGGCAGAGAGCTCTTCGACCTGCCGGACGCGTCCCTCGCCGAGGCGGACGCGCCCGTCCCGGTGCGGTTCATGCCCGCCTACGACAACCTGCTCCTGGGGCACGCCGACCGGACCCGCGTGATCAGCGACGAGGACCGGAAACGGGTGATGCCCGGCGGGGCGCTGGTGCTCCCCACCTTCCTCGTCGACGGCCTCGTCCACGGGATCTGGTCGGTGCAGGGCTCGACGCTGCACATCTCGCCCTTCCGGCCGCTGTCGCGGGCGGACCGTGAGGCGGTGCTGGAGGAGGCCGGGCGGCTGCTCGCCTTCGTCGCCCCGGACGCCGCCCAGCGGGACATCGTGTTCAGCTGA
- a CDS encoding helix-turn-helix transcriptional regulator, with protein MANTSSRTLRLLSLLQTHRYWPGGELADRLEVSVRTLRRDVDRLRELGYPVEAHRGVDGGYQLAAGAVLPPLVLDDDEAVALTIGLQAAAQGAVAGIEEFSISALTKVVQVMPPRLRRRVDALRAVTVPAPSGPGSTVGAEALTAVAQACRDEERLRFSYTARDGAQTARHVEPHRLVSLGRRWYLVAYDLVRHDWRSFRLDRLDGPRSTGERFRPRELPATDAAAFVRAGNDNVSPAYTVEALVHAPAATVRSMVGRWGTVEEVDDRRCRVRMATEVLDWPAQALGGIGVEFEVLGPPEFAEHLRELGARFTRAAGG; from the coding sequence ATGGCGAACACGAGTTCACGGACGCTGCGGCTGCTCTCCCTGCTGCAGACGCACCGCTACTGGCCGGGCGGCGAGTTGGCCGACCGGCTTGAGGTGTCGGTCCGCACCCTGCGCCGCGACGTCGACCGGCTGCGCGAGCTGGGTTACCCGGTGGAGGCCCACCGGGGCGTCGACGGCGGCTACCAGCTTGCCGCCGGTGCCGTGCTTCCTCCGCTGGTGCTCGACGACGACGAGGCGGTCGCACTCACCATCGGGCTGCAGGCCGCCGCCCAGGGGGCGGTCGCCGGGATCGAGGAGTTCTCGATCAGCGCGCTCACCAAGGTCGTGCAGGTCATGCCGCCGAGGCTGCGCCGGCGGGTCGACGCGCTGCGCGCGGTGACGGTGCCCGCCCCCTCGGGGCCCGGCTCGACCGTCGGCGCGGAGGCACTGACGGCCGTCGCCCAGGCCTGCCGGGACGAGGAGCGGCTGCGGTTCTCCTACACGGCGCGGGACGGCGCGCAGACGGCGCGCCATGTCGAGCCCCACCGGCTGGTCTCACTCGGGCGCCGCTGGTATCTGGTCGCCTACGACCTGGTCCGCCACGACTGGCGCAGCTTCCGGCTCGACCGGCTCGACGGTCCGCGCAGCACCGGGGAGCGGTTCCGGCCGCGCGAACTGCCCGCCACCGACGCCGCGGCGTTCGTCCGGGCCGGGAACGACAACGTCTCCCCGGCCTACACCGTCGAGGCGCTGGTGCACGCGCCCGCGGCGACGGTCCGTTCCATGGTCGGCCGGTGGGGGACGGTCGAGGAGGTCGACGACCGGCGATGCCGGGTGCGGATGGCCACCGAGGTGCTCGACTGGCCGGCGCAGGCCCTGGGCGGCATCGGCGTGGAGTTCGAGGTGCTCGGCCCGCCCGAGTTCGCCGAGCACCTCCGCGAGTTGGGCGCCCGCTTCACCCGCGCCGCCGGCGGGTAG
- a CDS encoding alpha/beta hydrolase, which produces MNWLLIHGGLWEDMDARRFWTVPGVTGALCERGLTVHLPDRPHRPDGWEAEVAHLERSLPDGPLTVLAGSNGCSVAVRLALRHPDRVTRLILAWPATAGDPCVDEHTRTGLVGQGATPATIENLLTGQTLRGVTDTDLRRLDMPVAVAPSIPNPFHQRYTTDALLALVPGAVELPPATPEPPRPDFPAYLEAFASAVTGPV; this is translated from the coding sequence ATGAACTGGTTGCTGATCCACGGCGGTCTGTGGGAGGACATGGACGCCCGGCGGTTCTGGACCGTCCCCGGCGTTACCGGCGCGCTATGTGAGCGTGGCCTGACCGTCCATCTGCCGGACAGGCCGCACCGCCCGGATGGCTGGGAGGCCGAGGTCGCCCACCTCGAACGGTCACTCCCGGATGGCCCGCTGACCGTGCTGGCCGGTTCCAACGGCTGCTCGGTGGCGGTACGGCTGGCGCTGCGGCATCCGGACCGGGTGACGAGGCTGATCCTGGCTTGGCCCGCCACTGCAGGAGACCCTTGCGTGGACGAACACACCCGCACCGGGCTCGTCGGTCAGGGCGCGACCCCTGCCACGATCGAGAATCTGCTCACCGGGCAGACTCTGCGTGGCGTGACCGACACCGACCTGCGCCGCCTCGACATGCCCGTGGCCGTGGCGCCTTCCATCCCCAACCCCTTCCATCAGCGCTACACCACCGACGCGCTACTCGCACTGGTGCCCGGCGCGGTCGAGTTGCCGCCCGCGACACCGGAGCCGCCCCGGCCGGACTTCCCCGCCTATCTGGAGGCGTTCGCCTCCGCGGTGACCGGACCCGTCTGA